A genomic region of Nitrosomonas ureae contains the following coding sequences:
- a CDS encoding ABC-F family ATP-binding cassette domain-containing protein, with amino-acid sequence MLDIQSLTYLQGGIPLLENCNLQIFSNQRVGLVGKNGSGKSTLFRLIRGVLKPDSGEVSFQSGKTVAFVEQEIIDSDQSAIAFVLDGDVELCQLEKILAQVEHDAAWFEAQQRYETIGGYSARSRAAQLLNGLGFANAILEKPVNHFSGGWRMRLNLARALMHRADLLLLDEPTNHLDLEAILWLEQYLARYPGSVIVVSHDREFLNACVQRIAHINNRRIDSYSGSYDDFERARAEHLAQHAQAFQQQQKQIAHMEDFVRRFRAKATKAKQAQSRIKALDRLARLAPVHIEDGHFGLQIEAPERSPDVLLRIKDMSFGYDNHQLFQHVNLVLQAGARIALLGPNGAGKSTLIKLMTGEIKPTSGFIEQAPNIGIGYFAQHQLENLDSESTPLQHMKRLDPAQTELNLRNFLGRFGLGGDHEDRPVATFSGGEKSRLALAMLAWQKPHFLLLDEPTNHLDLDMRDALTLALEAYTGAVVLVSHDRSLVRAVADELWLVADGQAQLLDGDLEDYKRWIEARRAREAEELRSTTPKTQVKTTAKPNKKILLSKQSRLETALTIAQKELAEANRQLADPATYVNCSRNEIDQLSETLVKLEKKVAELEENWLELEMALEE; translated from the coding sequence GTGTTAGACATTCAATCTTTAACCTACTTACAGGGTGGCATTCCGTTACTGGAGAATTGCAATCTGCAAATTTTTTCCAATCAGCGTGTGGGACTGGTCGGTAAGAATGGCAGTGGCAAATCGACTTTGTTCCGATTGATTCGCGGCGTGCTTAAACCGGATAGTGGGGAAGTGAGCTTCCAATCCGGGAAAACGGTCGCTTTTGTCGAACAGGAAATCATCGACTCCGATCAATCGGCTATTGCATTCGTGTTGGATGGCGATGTAGAGCTGTGTCAACTGGAGAAAATTCTGGCGCAGGTTGAACACGATGCAGCCTGGTTTGAGGCACAGCAACGTTACGAAACGATCGGTGGTTATAGCGCACGATCACGTGCGGCGCAGTTATTGAATGGATTGGGATTCGCCAATGCTATTCTGGAAAAACCGGTTAATCATTTTTCCGGTGGCTGGCGCATGCGTTTGAATCTGGCCCGCGCCTTAATGCATCGCGCTGACTTGCTGTTGCTGGATGAACCTACCAATCATTTGGATCTTGAAGCCATTCTTTGGTTGGAGCAGTATTTGGCACGTTATCCGGGAAGTGTGATCGTTGTTTCTCACGATCGTGAGTTTCTCAATGCTTGCGTGCAGCGCATCGCGCATATCAACAATCGAAGAATTGATAGCTACAGCGGTAGCTATGACGATTTCGAGCGCGCGCGTGCTGAACATCTCGCGCAGCATGCCCAAGCATTTCAGCAACAACAAAAGCAAATCGCGCATATGGAAGATTTTGTGCGGCGCTTTCGCGCCAAGGCCACCAAAGCCAAACAGGCACAAAGCCGGATCAAAGCCTTGGATCGGCTGGCGCGTCTTGCACCGGTGCACATTGAAGACGGTCATTTTGGGCTACAGATTGAAGCGCCTGAACGCAGCCCTGATGTTTTGCTGCGGATAAAAGACATGAGCTTTGGTTACGATAATCATCAGCTATTCCAGCATGTCAATCTTGTGCTGCAAGCAGGTGCGCGCATTGCATTACTGGGACCGAACGGTGCCGGAAAATCCACCTTGATAAAATTAATGACCGGGGAAATCAAGCCGACTTCAGGCTTTATTGAGCAGGCGCCTAACATCGGCATAGGTTACTTTGCCCAACATCAATTGGAAAATCTCGATAGTGAATCGACCCCTCTACAGCATATGAAACGACTTGATCCGGCACAAACCGAATTGAATTTGCGTAATTTTCTCGGCAGATTTGGTCTGGGCGGGGATCACGAAGATCGTCCGGTAGCGACCTTTTCCGGCGGAGAAAAGAGCCGATTGGCGCTGGCAATGCTGGCATGGCAAAAACCGCATTTCCTGTTGCTGGACGAACCGACCAATCATTTGGATCTGGATATGCGCGATGCACTGACGCTGGCGTTGGAAGCCTATACCGGGGCTGTGGTGTTGGTTTCGCATGATCGCAGCCTGGTGCGTGCGGTAGCGGATGAATTGTGGCTGGTGGCGGATGGTCAGGCGCAATTGCTGGATGGCGATTTGGAAGATTATAAACGTTGGATAGAAGCCCGTCGCGCCAGAGAAGCTGAAGAGTTACGATCAACCACACCCAAAACACAAGTCAAAACAACGGCCAAACCAAACAAAAAGATCCTGCTGTCCAAACAATCAAGGCTTGAAACTGCTTTGACGATTGCACAAAAAGAACTGGCCGAAGCTAATCGCCAGCTTGCAGATCCAGCTACGTATGTGAACTGTTCCAGGAATGAAATTGATCAGCTAAGTGAAACGCTCGTCAAGCTTGAGAAGAAAGTAGCGGAATTGGAAGAAAATTGGCTGGAACTGGAAATGGCGCTGGAAGAATAG
- the fliE gene encoding flagellar hook-basal body complex protein FliE encodes MDKNGIDNILQQLQAASALASGTKKQPGIDEVASVDFSEKLKSAIDQVNKSQLSADRLSEQFVSDQSNVDLHEVMISLQKANVSFQSMVQVRNKLVTAYQEIMNMQV; translated from the coding sequence ATGGACAAAAACGGAATTGATAATATTTTGCAGCAGTTGCAAGCGGCTTCAGCACTTGCTTCCGGCACCAAAAAACAACCTGGCATTGATGAAGTAGCCAGTGTTGATTTTAGCGAGAAGCTTAAATCCGCTATTGATCAAGTCAACAAATCGCAGCTGAGTGCGGATAGGTTGAGCGAACAGTTTGTAAGCGACCAATCCAATGTGGATTTGCATGAGGTAATGATTTCGTTGCAAAAAGCCAACGTTTCCTTTCAATCGATGGTTCAAGTCAGAAACAAGCTGGTAACCGCTTACCAGGAAATTATGAATATGCAGGTTTAA
- a CDS encoding sigma-54-dependent transcriptional regulator, giving the protein MKTLPILVVEDDQDLLEAICTSLKLSGFETSAACNGNDAMQVLQERQIGMVVSDVQMKPVDGFTLLTKIKAFDPELPVLLMTAYADIEKAVAAMRIGACDYLLKPFDPDSLLAQIKRHALSESEQDDKVVAKDPHTRSLLSLAKRVAQSPATVMLTGESGCGKEVIARFIHQHSVRSAKPFVAINCAAIPENLLEATLFGYEKGSFTGAAQAQPGKFEQAQGGTLLLDEISEMPLELQAKLLRVLQEREVERVGGHKAIKLDIRVLATSNRDMMAMVKNGRFREDLYYRLNVFPIEIPSLRERPLDIEPLAQRILATAAVGSEKPSCRMTQPAIKKLTRYSWPGNVRELENVMQRAMILAMDNNIIDVEHIHLPETVSVHEKNQMTTESSIQDIKALERKHILETLEAVNGSRKLAVKKLGISERTLRYKLQQYRMTT; this is encoded by the coding sequence ATGAAAACATTACCTATTCTAGTCGTAGAAGACGATCAGGATTTATTGGAAGCAATTTGCACTTCCTTGAAATTAAGCGGTTTTGAGACTTCCGCCGCGTGCAATGGAAACGATGCCATGCAAGTGCTGCAAGAGCGCCAGATAGGAATGGTTGTCAGCGATGTTCAAATGAAACCTGTTGATGGATTCACATTGTTAACAAAAATCAAGGCGTTCGATCCGGAATTGCCTGTATTGCTTATGACTGCTTACGCAGATATCGAAAAGGCGGTTGCCGCTATGCGTATCGGTGCTTGCGATTATCTGCTGAAACCTTTTGATCCGGACAGTCTGCTGGCTCAAATAAAACGCCATGCACTATCCGAATCCGAACAGGACGATAAAGTGGTGGCTAAAGATCCGCATACACGATCATTATTGTCACTGGCCAAACGTGTTGCGCAATCACCGGCGACCGTCATGTTGACAGGCGAAAGTGGTTGCGGAAAGGAAGTGATTGCACGTTTTATTCATCAACATTCAGTACGTTCCGCTAAACCCTTTGTAGCGATCAATTGTGCGGCGATTCCGGAGAATCTTCTGGAAGCTACTTTATTTGGATATGAAAAGGGTTCTTTTACAGGTGCGGCACAGGCTCAACCCGGAAAATTCGAGCAAGCGCAAGGCGGTACCCTGTTATTGGATGAAATTTCTGAAATGCCCTTGGAGTTGCAAGCAAAACTATTGCGCGTATTGCAGGAAAGAGAAGTGGAGCGAGTAGGCGGACATAAAGCAATCAAATTGGATATCCGGGTTTTGGCAACCTCCAACCGTGACATGATGGCAATGGTAAAAAATGGACGATTCCGTGAAGACCTGTATTACCGGCTCAATGTGTTTCCTATTGAAATTCCATCGTTGCGCGAACGACCATTAGATATAGAACCCCTAGCGCAGCGTATACTGGCGACGGCGGCAGTCGGCTCAGAAAAACCCTCTTGCAGAATGACTCAGCCAGCAATTAAAAAATTAACCCGATATTCCTGGCCGGGTAATGTCAGGGAGTTGGAGAATGTCATGCAGCGCGCCATGATTCTGGCAATGGATAATAATATCATTGACGTCGAACATATTCATTTGCCGGAAACAGTTTCAGTGCATGAGAAAAATCAAATGACTACAGAATCATCGATTCAGGATATCAAGGCGCTCGAACGAAAGCACATTCTGGAAACACTTGAAGCCGTTAATGGTTCGCGTAAACTGGCCGTTAAAAAGTTAGGTATTTCAGAGCGCACGTTGCGCTATAAGTTACAACAATATCGTATGACAACGTAA
- a CDS encoding sensor histidine kinase, with translation MQTRKSADTQSVPLDPKQLQLAFAAFNEASEQLSGVYQELQHQVTALTQELALANGELHKQLIAKENLSQQLSLLLNALPGGVISLSAQERIEQVNPAAIHILGSPLLGMTWQQVLQKRLTSTGLVNEWYVKLQDTSGQRRIRIESSAADSAGRRILLINDITEAYAVQEQIRRNQRLTAMGEMAANLAHQLRTPLSTALIYANHLGGDALTPSERKKLATKTIERLHHLEHLTKDMLRFVKGETNQLETVVISSLIAELQQVIEPQMKQHNLLFTVNDYSADEFLVTDRQALCGAVINLLENAVQASPAGSQISFTIRLEKSNIVFSVLDNGPGIDSMLQERLFEPFFTTRSEGTGLGLAIARSVIQSMGGSIQINSSIERGTEFVIRLPRCNGD, from the coding sequence GTGCAAACAAGAAAATCTGCTGATACGCAATCGGTACCATTGGATCCGAAACAACTACAGCTTGCATTTGCTGCATTTAACGAGGCATCGGAGCAATTGTCCGGTGTCTATCAGGAATTGCAGCATCAGGTCACAGCGTTGACCCAGGAGTTGGCGCTAGCGAATGGTGAGTTGCATAAACAACTCATTGCCAAAGAAAACTTGTCTCAGCAATTAAGCCTTCTGTTAAATGCCTTGCCGGGTGGAGTCATCTCTCTTAGTGCGCAAGAACGCATTGAGCAAGTCAATCCTGCAGCAATCCATATACTCGGCTCCCCCTTGCTGGGTATGACATGGCAGCAGGTGCTGCAGAAGCGGTTGACATCAACCGGGCTTGTTAATGAATGGTACGTTAAGTTGCAAGATACATCCGGGCAGCGGCGTATCCGTATCGAGAGCAGCGCGGCCGATTCAGCCGGAAGAAGAATTCTGTTAATCAATGATATTACTGAAGCTTATGCGGTACAGGAGCAAATCAGACGAAATCAACGGTTAACCGCCATGGGAGAAATGGCGGCGAATCTGGCGCATCAATTGCGTACCCCACTTTCAACCGCATTAATCTATGCCAATCATTTGGGAGGCGATGCCTTAACGCCGAGCGAGCGTAAGAAACTTGCTACAAAGACGATTGAACGCTTGCATCATCTGGAGCACTTAACCAAAGATATGCTGCGTTTTGTAAAAGGTGAGACAAACCAACTTGAGACTGTTGTCATTAGTAGCTTAATAGCAGAGTTGCAACAAGTCATCGAGCCACAAATGAAACAACATAATTTGCTATTCACGGTAAATGATTATAGTGCAGACGAATTTCTGGTAACCGATCGCCAAGCCTTGTGCGGCGCAGTGATTAATCTTCTGGAAAATGCAGTTCAGGCATCCCCGGCGGGCAGTCAGATTTCTTTCACAATCCGCTTGGAAAAATCAAATATCGTTTTCAGTGTCCTGGATAACGGGCCAGGTATTGATTCGATGCTGCAGGAAAGGCTGTTTGAGCCTTTCTTCACCACCCGTTCCGAAGGCACTGGCTTGGGTTTGGCCATTGCTAGAAGCGTTATACAGTCTATGGGCGGCAGTATACAGATCAATTCCTCAATTGAGAGGGGGACTGAATTTGTAATACGCCTGCCCAGATGCAATGGAGATTGA
- the fliF gene encoding flagellar basal-body MS-ring/collar protein FliF, producing MATVPSESNAASPAPTNRLEHLSSLSNQKKLGLITSAAAVIALLVGALMWSQAPEYRALYNNLSDHDGAAIISALQQMNVPYTFSDGGGTILIPEKQVHEVRLKLAGQGLPKGGLVGFELMENQKFGSSQFLEQVNYQRALEGELARSVQSLSAVQSARVHLAIAKPSVFSREKQQPSVSVLLNLYPGRVLSIEQVSAIVHLMASSVPNLPVKNVTVVDQNGNLLSSQNDKKEDSRFDAKQLAYIQELEENYIRRIETILTPITGATNVRAQVTADVDFSRIERAEETYRPNNTEADRASIRSQQTHESMSIGSKFDGGIPGALTNRPPEPAIAPIEASGKKPAGDKAEGDEEKTDSTPPLPTDKKKESTINYEVDKTVQHTQQSTGNIKRLSAAVVVNYRKKVDENGTITYEPLSTEEIKEINNLVREAMGYNERRGDSLTVTNGLFTGETETILEVPFWKDPDVIMLAKDFAKQLLIIGVVLFFLLKILRPFLKSLAPPPPVPALTDNTTQVASDGTTLEQLPGQTDGTAMQQAIQKSMFDENLKRAKQLAMDEPAIVANVVKDWIVKNG from the coding sequence GTGGCAACAGTACCTAGTGAATCCAATGCAGCAAGCCCCGCTCCAACCAATAGACTGGAACACCTCAGTTCTTTGTCTAATCAAAAGAAACTTGGATTGATTACTTCTGCAGCCGCAGTTATTGCCTTATTAGTAGGTGCTTTGATGTGGAGTCAGGCCCCGGAATACCGCGCTCTTTATAATAATCTCTCAGATCATGATGGTGCAGCCATTATCAGCGCATTGCAGCAAATGAACGTACCTTACACATTTTCCGACGGTGGAGGCACGATTCTGATTCCTGAGAAACAGGTTCATGAAGTCCGCCTGAAACTGGCAGGTCAGGGGCTACCTAAAGGAGGGTTGGTTGGATTTGAATTAATGGAAAATCAGAAATTCGGCTCCAGTCAATTTCTTGAGCAAGTCAATTATCAGCGTGCATTAGAAGGCGAATTGGCGCGTTCGGTTCAATCATTGTCGGCAGTGCAAAGTGCGCGCGTACATTTAGCGATTGCGAAACCCTCCGTCTTTTCGAGAGAAAAACAACAACCGAGTGTTTCTGTATTGCTTAATTTATATCCTGGCCGCGTACTGAGCATTGAACAGGTCAGCGCGATCGTGCATTTGATGGCCAGCAGCGTACCGAATCTGCCAGTAAAGAATGTAACTGTCGTAGATCAAAATGGGAATTTGCTAAGTTCCCAGAATGACAAAAAAGAAGATTCCCGGTTTGATGCCAAGCAATTGGCTTATATACAGGAACTTGAAGAAAATTATATCCGGCGTATTGAAACTATTTTAACCCCCATTACCGGAGCCACTAACGTTCGCGCGCAGGTGACGGCCGATGTCGATTTTTCCCGTATCGAGCGTGCGGAAGAAACATACCGTCCCAATAACACAGAGGCGGATCGCGCCTCGATTCGCAGTCAGCAAACCCACGAATCTATGTCTATAGGTTCAAAATTCGATGGAGGAATCCCTGGAGCGCTGACAAACCGTCCGCCCGAACCTGCGATTGCACCCATTGAAGCAAGCGGGAAAAAACCTGCCGGAGATAAAGCCGAGGGTGATGAAGAGAAAACCGATAGCACTCCGCCGCTACCCACCGACAAGAAGAAAGAATCAACAATTAACTATGAAGTGGATAAAACCGTTCAACATACCCAACAATCGACCGGAAATATCAAACGACTATCTGCCGCGGTAGTGGTCAATTACCGCAAGAAAGTAGATGAAAACGGGACAATTACATATGAACCATTAAGTACCGAAGAAATTAAAGAAATTAATAATCTCGTACGAGAAGCGATGGGCTATAACGAGAGACGGGGAGATTCGCTCACAGTTACGAATGGTTTATTCACAGGCGAAACTGAAACAATCCTGGAGGTCCCATTCTGGAAAGATCCTGATGTCATCATGCTGGCAAAGGATTTTGCGAAACAGCTATTAATCATAGGCGTTGTCTTATTTTTCCTATTAAAAATTCTGCGGCCATTTCTCAAGAGTCTGGCACCACCGCCACCGGTCCCGGCTTTGACTGATAATACTACTCAAGTTGCCTCTGATGGAACTACGCTGGAACAATTGCCGGGGCAGACGGATGGAACTGCGATGCAGCAGGCTATTCAGAAATCGATGTTTGATGAGAATCTCAAGCGTGCTAAACAATTGGCCATGGATGAGCCAGCCATAGTCGCTAACGTTGTAAAGGATTGGATAGTTAAAAATGGATGA
- the fliG gene encoding flagellar motor switch protein FliG, with the protein MDDEGLKKSAILLMTLGEQEAASVIKLLGPKEVQRLGETMSTLQNITRSEIENIVSEFCDEAEGRTTLGQNSSDYIRKVLTSALGDEKAANLIDRILQGGDTSGIEGLKWMDAVSAAEMIKNEHPQIIATILVHLERDQACEILSLFTERLRNDTLLRIATLDSIQPDALRELNDVLTKLLSGSANVRKAAMGGVRAAAEILNFAPSAHEASVIENIKQYDEELAQKIMDEMFVFDNLIDIDDHGIQLLLREVQSESLIIALKGAQEELRKKIFKNMSQRAAEALREDLESKGPVRISEVEAEQKEILKIVRQLADDGQIVLGGKGDDGFI; encoded by the coding sequence ATGGATGATGAAGGACTCAAGAAAAGCGCCATTCTGCTGATGACCTTGGGTGAACAGGAAGCGGCGTCGGTCATTAAATTATTAGGTCCGAAAGAAGTGCAAAGACTGGGTGAAACCATGTCCACACTTCAGAATATTACGCGGTCAGAAATTGAAAACATCGTATCCGAGTTTTGTGATGAAGCTGAAGGCAGAACTACTTTAGGACAAAATTCATCAGATTATATTCGTAAAGTTTTAACCAGCGCACTGGGTGACGAAAAAGCAGCCAATCTTATCGATCGAATCCTACAAGGCGGGGATACCAGCGGTATTGAAGGACTGAAATGGATGGATGCAGTATCCGCAGCTGAGATGATCAAGAACGAGCATCCGCAAATTATTGCGACTATCCTCGTTCATCTGGAGCGCGATCAGGCCTGTGAAATTTTAAGTCTGTTTACCGAGCGCTTGCGCAACGATACGTTACTGCGTATAGCCACACTCGACAGTATTCAGCCCGATGCATTGCGTGAACTCAACGATGTATTAACAAAATTGCTATCGGGCAGTGCCAATGTCCGCAAAGCGGCTATGGGCGGAGTCCGCGCAGCTGCTGAAATTCTCAATTTCGCTCCATCGGCTCATGAAGCCAGCGTTATTGAAAACATCAAGCAGTACGATGAAGAACTGGCACAAAAAATCATGGATGAAATGTTTGTATTCGATAACCTGATTGACATTGATGATCATGGCATCCAACTACTGCTCAGAGAAGTTCAATCGGAATCTTTGATAATCGCGTTGAAAGGGGCGCAGGAGGAATTGCGCAAGAAAATTTTCAAAAATATGTCACAACGCGCTGCTGAAGCTCTTCGTGAAGATCTTGAAAGCAAGGGTCCGGTGCGTATTTCCGAAGTTGAAGCCGAACAAAAAGAAATTCTTAAGATTGTGCGTCAATTGGCGGACGATGGACAGATTGTTTTGGGTGGAAAGGGTGATGATGGCTTTATCTAG
- a CDS encoding flagellar assembly protein FliH — translation MIINHFVPKEKLNTYQRWEMDSLEDADLLKKPQETENHHLEEDNAEHETIALPNEEEIAAVYQHAQETGYTAGLQQGHAAGYAEGRKAAEMEVKVEVAHIQSLLTQLSQDLHYMDQQVADSLLDLSLALAKKLVTTALKIKPELILPIVQEAIRNLPHSMQHPRLYLHPEDAKLVVAHLQVQVEQDNWCIREDEKLSRGSCRIEADGSEIDGNMEIRWHRALSTIGHDNKWLEMED, via the coding sequence ATGATAATCAATCATTTTGTTCCCAAAGAGAAGCTCAACACTTATCAACGCTGGGAAATGGATTCTTTGGAAGATGCTGATTTATTGAAAAAACCACAGGAAACTGAAAATCATCACTTAGAAGAAGATAATGCTGAACACGAAACGATCGCACTACCAAACGAGGAAGAAATTGCTGCCGTCTATCAGCATGCTCAAGAAACAGGCTATACAGCGGGACTTCAACAAGGCCACGCAGCCGGATATGCGGAAGGTAGAAAAGCAGCGGAAATGGAGGTAAAGGTTGAAGTGGCGCACATACAATCACTACTCACACAGTTGTCTCAAGATCTTCACTATATGGATCAGCAGGTTGCGGACAGCTTACTGGATTTATCGCTTGCACTTGCAAAAAAGCTAGTTACAACAGCATTAAAGATAAAACCTGAATTGATCCTGCCCATCGTGCAAGAAGCTATTCGTAACTTGCCGCATTCGATGCAACATCCACGCCTTTATTTACACCCTGAAGATGCCAAACTTGTCGTTGCACATCTGCAAGTGCAGGTGGAACAGGACAACTGGTGCATCCGTGAAGATGAAAAACTATCGCGGGGTAGTTGCCGTATTGAAGCGGATGGCAGCGAAATCGACGGCAATATGGAAATTCGTTGGCACAGAGCCCTATCGACCATTGGTCACGATAACAAATGGCTTGAAATGGAAGACTAG
- the fliI gene encoding flagellar protein export ATPase FliI, with translation MSRHEQWSSFLKNCTQVINPANSFLLSGTVTKVTGLVMEAVGLRLAVGSSCTVFLANGQNVSAEVVGFSGERLFLMPSSDVYGLSPGARVFPSEVLNEPPRIGNFQHPRRRAADRAKHVIVGPELLGRVLNGVGEPLDRLGPTHAEHSVPLYSRPFNPLERTPVSEPLDVGVRAINTLLTVGRGQRMGLFAGSGVGKSVLLGMMARYTTADVIVVGLIGERGREVKEFIENILGKEGLARSVVVAAPADTSPLLRLQGAAYATAIAEYFRDSGKHVLLIMDSLTRYAMAQREISLAIGEPPATKGYPPSVFAKLPQLVERAGNGNQAGGSITAFYTVLAEGDDQNDPIVDSARAILDGHIVLSRRLAEAGHYPAIDIEASISRVMTSVVPPKQIDMARQFKSLYARYQRNHDLISVGAYVAGTDPELDRAIRLYPSFEKFLHQTMSQYENFADSLVKLTKLFEIER, from the coding sequence ATGTCACGACATGAACAATGGAGCAGTTTTTTAAAAAATTGTACACAAGTAATTAATCCCGCCAATTCTTTCTTACTCAGCGGAACAGTAACCAAGGTTACGGGATTGGTCATGGAAGCAGTCGGGCTCAGGTTGGCGGTCGGAAGCAGTTGTACCGTTTTCTTAGCGAACGGGCAAAACGTCTCGGCTGAAGTGGTAGGGTTCTCGGGAGAACGTTTATTTTTGATGCCATCAAGTGATGTTTATGGATTGTCACCCGGAGCCAGAGTGTTTCCCTCCGAAGTTCTCAACGAGCCTCCGCGCATCGGCAATTTTCAACATCCACGTAGACGCGCTGCAGATCGTGCAAAGCATGTAATCGTTGGACCGGAGTTGCTGGGGCGTGTACTAAATGGTGTGGGCGAACCGCTCGATCGACTTGGACCAACCCATGCGGAGCATAGCGTCCCGCTCTACAGTCGTCCTTTTAATCCATTGGAACGCACTCCTGTCAGTGAACCGCTCGATGTTGGGGTAAGAGCCATTAACACGCTGCTTACTGTCGGCAGAGGGCAGCGCATGGGTTTATTTGCGGGAAGCGGGGTGGGAAAAAGCGTATTACTGGGAATGATGGCGCGTTACACCACTGCCGATGTGATTGTCGTCGGTTTAATCGGGGAACGGGGACGCGAGGTTAAGGAATTTATTGAAAATATTCTCGGTAAGGAAGGGCTCGCACGCTCAGTGGTTGTTGCCGCACCGGCGGATACATCGCCATTATTACGCTTACAAGGCGCTGCTTATGCAACGGCCATTGCCGAATATTTCCGGGACAGCGGCAAGCATGTATTGCTCATTATGGATTCATTGACCCGTTATGCCATGGCACAAAGAGAAATATCGTTGGCTATCGGCGAACCTCCCGCCACTAAGGGCTATCCGCCCTCGGTATTTGCTAAATTACCCCAATTAGTGGAACGCGCCGGTAACGGCAACCAAGCTGGCGGTTCAATTACGGCCTTTTATACTGTGCTGGCAGAAGGCGACGATCAGAACGATCCGATCGTGGATAGTGCCCGCGCCATTCTTGATGGACATATTGTTTTATCACGAAGATTGGCGGAAGCAGGACATTATCCAGCAATCGATATTGAGGCATCGATTAGTCGTGTGATGACCAGCGTGGTGCCGCCGAAACAAATCGATATGGCGCGGCAATTTAAAAGCCTGTATGCACGCTATCAGCGCAATCATGATTTGATCAGTGTCGGCGCATATGTCGCTGGCACGGACCCAGAACTTGATCGGGCTATCAGGCTTTACCCGTCATTTGAAAAATTTTTACATCAGACCATGTCGCAATACGAGAATTTTGCCGATAGCCTTGTGAAACTCACAAAATTATTTGAAATTGAAAGATAG
- the fliJ gene encoding flagellar export protein FliJ, whose amino-acid sequence MSTKSSLKILLDLAQQKTDALARKLGKLNTQQQEAEKKLNLLLQYRHSYQSYMQDSTRTGLDHIEWLNFIAFMNKLDAAITEQRQAVLFAQNKKIAGGDEFLSSQQKLKSYDTLSQRKRNAEDLIQAKNEQKIQDEFTSNSFYRNSYPPKNG is encoded by the coding sequence ATGTCAACAAAGTCATCGCTAAAGATTCTTCTGGATTTAGCGCAACAGAAAACAGATGCTTTAGCAAGAAAACTGGGTAAGCTAAATACCCAACAGCAAGAGGCAGAAAAAAAATTAAATCTGCTTCTGCAGTATCGTCATAGTTATCAATCTTATATGCAGGATTCAACAAGAACCGGACTCGATCATATTGAGTGGCTCAATTTTATCGCCTTCATGAACAAACTCGATGCGGCCATAACAGAGCAGCGTCAGGCCGTATTATTTGCCCAAAACAAAAAGATTGCTGGAGGTGATGAGTTTCTATCCAGCCAACAAAAATTAAAATCCTACGATACGTTATCGCAACGAAAAAGAAATGCGGAAGATTTAATACAAGCAAAGAATGAACAGAAAATACAGGATGAATTCACATCAAATTCCTTTTATCGCAATTCATATCCACCCAAAAATGGTTAG